One Pleurocapsa sp. PCC 7327 DNA segment encodes these proteins:
- a CDS encoding AMP-binding protein, whose amino-acid sequence MAKQLLLGELVTCGIEKTVAAAMLQQIAPYLSSLPAAECWQQISQQILKPDHPFALHELLYKTIFCDWDANQGPPPAWFPSDEQIRATNIAALMNDLNIGSYRELHAWSAHNRAEFWNETIQRVGIRFRQKYKEIVDLSQGVEFPQWLVGARLNIAESCFQAPEDDPAIVFQPEGGLLSILTYGELNALSNRVANGLVETGFRPGDAIAIASPMTAESVAIYLGIVKAGCAVVSIADSFAAAEIKTRLRLSGAKGIFTQDYILRAGKLLPLYSKIVDAQAPIAIVLSLDSSSSMQLRPGDCTWEEFLSPNEQFDPIPARPSDHTNILFSSGTTGEPKAIPWTQTTPIKCAVDAHLHHDIRPREVVAWPTNLGWMMGPWLIYASLVNRATIALYYGVPTERGFGQFVQDARVNVLGLVPSLVSAWKATACMKGLDWSAIKAFSSTGECSNPRDMLYLMSLAGYKPIIEYCGGTEIGGAYITGTLVQPAAPATFSTPALGLDVAILDEDGYPSNKGEVFIIPPSIGLSNELLNRDHYKVYFADTPTHPLIPIPLRRHGDRMELLSNGYYRAQGRVDDTMNLGGIKVSSAEIEQTLNVVEGICETAAIAISPPEGGPNQLVIYAVVADNFSQDKETLKASLQKAIRQSLNPLFKIHDLVLVESLPRTASNKVMRRVLRDRYQANS is encoded by the coding sequence ATGGCAAAACAACTGTTACTTGGGGAACTTGTCACCTGCGGGATAGAAAAAACCGTAGCTGCCGCGATGCTACAACAGATCGCTCCATATCTATCCTCTTTACCTGCCGCCGAGTGCTGGCAGCAAATTTCCCAGCAGATCCTCAAACCCGACCATCCCTTTGCACTGCACGAACTACTCTATAAAACCATTTTCTGTGATTGGGATGCGAATCAAGGACCTCCCCCAGCTTGGTTTCCCTCCGACGAGCAGATTCGGGCGACCAATATTGCAGCTTTGATGAACGATCTCAACATAGGTTCCTATCGGGAATTGCATGCTTGGTCGGCGCACAATCGCGCTGAATTCTGGAACGAAACGATCCAACGAGTAGGAATTCGCTTCCGGCAGAAATACAAAGAGATTGTCGATCTATCGCAGGGTGTAGAGTTTCCTCAATGGTTGGTAGGTGCCCGCCTCAACATCGCCGAGAGCTGTTTTCAGGCACCCGAAGACGACCCCGCCATTGTCTTCCAGCCAGAAGGAGGTTTGCTTTCCATCCTAACCTATGGAGAACTCAACGCCCTGAGCAACCGAGTCGCCAATGGATTGGTAGAGACTGGCTTTCGTCCCGGCGATGCGATCGCGATCGCATCGCCGATGACTGCCGAGTCCGTGGCGATTTATCTGGGAATTGTCAAAGCAGGTTGTGCGGTTGTTTCCATTGCCGACAGTTTTGCTGCCGCCGAAATAAAAACACGGCTGCGTTTGTCTGGGGCAAAAGGGATTTTTACCCAGGACTATATCCTGCGCGCTGGCAAACTGTTGCCCCTCTATTCCAAAATCGTCGATGCCCAAGCACCCATAGCGATTGTATTATCACTGGATTCGTCTTCATCGATGCAACTACGTCCTGGGGATTGCACTTGGGAAGAGTTTCTCAGTCCTAACGAGCAATTCGATCCCATTCCTGCCCGTCCATCTGACCACACCAATATCCTCTTCTCTTCCGGCACCACGGGAGAGCCGAAAGCCATTCCCTGGACGCAAACCACTCCGATCAAATGTGCGGTTGACGCACATCTACACCACGATATCCGTCCTAGAGAGGTAGTGGCGTGGCCAACCAATTTGGGATGGATGATGGGACCGTGGCTGATCTATGCTAGCTTAGTTAATCGCGCCACCATTGCCCTCTACTACGGCGTTCCCACTGAGCGAGGATTCGGTCAGTTCGTCCAGGATGCCCGCGTCAACGTGCTGGGATTAGTGCCCAGTCTGGTGAGCGCCTGGAAAGCAACTGCCTGCATGAAAGGGCTGGATTGGAGCGCCATTAAAGCATTCAGCTCGACGGGCGAGTGTTCCAATCCACGAGATATGCTCTACCTAATGTCTCTGGCAGGGTACAAACCCATCATCGAATACTGCGGCGGCACCGAAATCGGCGGGGCATACATTACGGGGACTTTGGTACAGCCTGCAGCTCCTGCAACCTTTTCCACGCCAGCGCTGGGTTTAGATGTTGCCATCCTCGACGAAGACGGCTATCCTTCCAACAAAGGCGAGGTGTTCATTATCCCCCCATCAATCGGACTCTCTAACGAATTGTTAAATAGAGATCACTACAAGGTCTATTTTGCCGATACTCCTACTCATCCCCTAATCCCCATTCCCCTGCGTCGCCACGGAGATCGGATGGAGCTATTGTCCAACGGATACTATCGCGCTCAAGGTCGGGTTGACGATACGATGAATTTGGGCGGCATTAAGGTTAGCTCGGCAGAGATCGAACAAACCCTCAATGTGGTGGAGGGAATTTGCGAAACTGCCGCGATCGCTATCTCTCCGCCCGAAGGCGGACCAAACCAGTTAGTTATCTATGCGGTGGTCGCAGACAATTTTTCTCAGGACAAAGAGACGCTTAAAGCTTCCCTACAGAAAGCAATCCGGCAGTCTCTCAATCCTCTTTTTAAAATTCATGACCTCGTACTGGTCGAGTCGTTACCCCGTACCGCCTCTAACAAGGTCATGCGTCGGGTGCTGCGCGATCGTTATCAAGCTAATTCCTGA